In Citrus sinensis cultivar Valencia sweet orange chromosome 2, DVS_A1.0, whole genome shotgun sequence, a single genomic region encodes these proteins:
- the LOC102629061 gene encoding S-type anion channel SLAH1-like gives MAAELKSETQIEIIIEPTKSQSQSHCEIPPIIIKRSISISLTQILTSFHAGYFRISLSLCSQALLWKLLGERPAQDAHPFRRLLSLLPSAAFSLLWSVALFTLTLLSLVYILRCLFHFKMVQDEFLHHVGVNYLFAPWISWLLLLQSSPFISPKSMYYLVLWWIFVVPILVLDVKIYGQWFTKGKRFVSVVANPTSQISVIGNLVAAKAAAQMGWGETAVCMFSLGMAHYLVLFVTLYQRLAGSSNLPAMLRPVFFLFIAAPSMASLAWDAIVGTFDNVAKMLFFLSLFLFLSLVSRPALFRKSMKKFSVTWWAYSFPITVLALASAEYAQEVKSGNAQAMMLVLSALSVLVSLALMVFTAINTNMFVPDSLRVSSSESSSPPSDSSNTLSPASSS, from the exons atggcTGCCGAGCTAAAATCAGAAACCCAAATTGAGATTATCATCGAGCCAACAAAATCACAATCACAATCACATTGTGAAATCCCGCCGATTATCATCAAACGATCAATATCAATCTCGTTAACACAAATCTTAACCAGTTTCCATGCAGGCTACTTTAGAATAAGCCTCTCCTTATGCAGCCAGGCCTTGCTATGGAAATTACTCGGAGAGCGGCCAGCGCAGGATGCACACCCCTTTCGCCGGCTGCTTTCTTTGCTACCCTCCGCGGCCTTTTCTTTGCTTTGGTCGGTAGCCTTGTTCACATTAACCTTACTCTCTCTTGTTTACATTCTAAGATGTTTGTTTCACTTTAAAATGGTGCAAGATGAGTTCTTGCACCACGTGGGAGTTAACTACTTGTTTGCTCCTTGGATTTCATGGCTTCTCTTGCTTCAGTCATCACCTTTTATATCTCCAAAGTCCATGTACTACTTGGTACTTTGGTGGATTTTTGTGGTTCCCATATTGGTCCTTGATGTTAAAATCTACGGCCAGTGGTTTACAAAAGGGAAAAGATTTGTATCCGTGGTGGCGAATCCGACGAGTCAGATATCGGTGATCGGGAACTTGGTGGCGGCGAAGGCGGCGGCGCAGATGGGGTGGGGAGAGACTGCTGTGTGCATGTTTTCTTTGGGCATGGCTCACTATCTTGTGCTGTTTGTTACACTTTATCAAAGATTAGCAGGGAGCAGTAACCTGCCGGCGATGCTAAGGCCGgtttttttcttgttcattgCAGCACCAAGCATGGCTAGCTTAGCATGGGATGCCATAGTAGGGACTTTTGACAACGTAGCCAAAAtgctcttttttctttcgCTGTTCCTCTTCCTGTCACTG gTTTCGAGGCCAGCACTTTTTAGAAAATCAATGAAGAAGTTCAGCGTAACATGGTGGGCATACTCTTTCCCTATAACAGTCTTGGCGCTGGCATCGGCCGAGTACGCGCAGGAGGTGAAAAGCGGCAACGCGCAAGCGATGATGCTTGTCTTATCGGCACTCTCAGTTTTGGTATCGCTTGCTTTAATGGTGTTCACTGCAATCAATACCAACATGTTTGTGCCGGACAGCCTTCGTGTTTCAAGTTCTGAAAGCAGTAGTCCGCCAAGTGATTCTAGTAACACGTTATCTCCTGCCTCTAGCTCGTAG